A stretch of the Oscillospiraceae bacterium genome encodes the following:
- a CDS encoding ATP-binding cassette domain-containing protein — protein sequence MLKISELCKSYKSCKALNKFSFSFESGIYALLGPNGSGKSTLMNVLTNNLISDSGDISLDGERISEMKDRYFEQIGYMPQYCPLYLNFKAIEMLYYIAELKGVKRDEAKKQAFELLSAVELTECKDQYIKTFSGGMKQRLSLICAMLGKPKILLLDEPSAGLDPKQRIVIRNVLSSAALDSTLIIATHIVSDIEYTAKEAILLKKGEIVDHGHPDALAGKMSGRVWSIECDTEKAERMKSEFPIVNIIKSGNGVKIKLLSDIRPDAEAEEAEPTLEDYYLSVFGGAV from the coding sequence ATGTTAAAAATAAGCGAGCTTTGTAAATCTTATAAATCATGCAAGGCGCTTAATAAATTTTCTTTTTCATTCGAATCAGGCATATATGCCCTGCTTGGTCCGAACGGAAGCGGAAAAAGCACTTTGATGAATGTTTTAACCAATAACCTTATTTCTGACAGCGGAGATATTTCTCTTGACGGTGAGCGAATATCGGAGATGAAGGACAGATACTTTGAACAAATCGGATATATGCCGCAGTATTGCCCTTTATATCTAAATTTCAAAGCCATTGAAATGCTGTACTACATAGCCGAACTCAAGGGAGTTAAACGTGATGAGGCAAAAAAACAGGCGTTTGAATTGCTTTCCGCGGTCGAGCTTACCGAATGTAAAGACCAATATATAAAAACTTTTTCCGGCGGGATGAAACAGCGTTTATCATTAATATGTGCTATGCTGGGGAAGCCGAAAATACTTTTACTTGACGAACCGAGCGCCGGACTTGATCCAAAACAGCGAATCGTTATCAGAAACGTGCTTTCCTCTGCGGCACTCGATTCTACGCTTATTATCGCGACTCACATAGTTTCTGATATTGAATATACGGCGAAAGAGGCTATATTGCTCAAGAAAGGCGAAATAGTCGATCATGGTCATCCGGACGCGCTGGCTGGAAAAATGTCTGGACGCGTGTGGAGTATTGAATGCGATACCGAAAAAGCTGAGCGTATGAAGTCTGAATTTCCGATTGTAAATATAATAAAAAGCGGTAACGGCGTAAAAATAAAATTGCTGTCTGATATCAGGCCCGATGCCGAAGCGGAGGAGGCGGAGCCGACTCTTGAAGATTATTATCTAAGCGTTTTCGGCGGTGCGGTATGA
- a CDS encoding alpha/beta hydrolase has product MENIHFQIEHIPAILLGEAADKIYLFVHGKCGNKEEAEHFAEIVSPKGWQVLSIDLPEHGERGFEKGTFDPWHVVPELQSIMLYLKPRWKKIGLRANSIGAWFCILAYDDEAFENCLFVSPILDMERLIRDMMKQACVSEELLQQKQEIKTDFGETLSWKYLTYVKEHPIMKWDSPTEILYAGNDNLTKRCAVDDFCARFHSNLSVMENGEHWFHTQEQLAFLEMWTNNHT; this is encoded by the coding sequence ATGGAGAACATTCATTTTCAAATTGAACATATACCCGCAATTCTATTGGGCGAAGCGGCAGATAAAATCTATCTGTTTGTTCACGGTAAATGCGGCAATAAAGAAGAAGCGGAGCACTTCGCAGAAATTGTCAGCCCCAAAGGCTGGCAGGTTCTGAGCATTGACCTGCCGGAGCATGGGGAGCGCGGCTTTGAAAAAGGCACATTTGATCCGTGGCATGTCGTGCCTGAGCTTCAAAGCATAATGCTGTACTTAAAGCCGAGATGGAAGAAAATCGGGCTGAGGGCAAACAGCATAGGCGCATGGTTTTGTATATTAGCTTACGATGATGAAGCTTTTGAGAATTGCTTATTTGTTTCTCCTATCCTAGATATGGAAAGACTAATTCGCGATATGATGAAGCAGGCTTGCGTATCGGAAGAGCTGCTTCAACAGAAGCAGGAAATCAAAACTGATTTCGGTGAAACGTTGTCATGGAAATATCTGACGTACGTTAAAGAGCATCCTATTATGAAATGGGATTCGCCGACAGAAATCCTATATGCCGGAAATGATAATCTGACAAAGCGGTGCGCTGTGGATGATTTTTGCGCGCGTTTTCATTCGAATTTATCTGTCATGGAAAACGGTGAGCACTGGTTTCATACGCAGGAACAACTGGCTTTTCTGGAAATGTGGACAAACAATCATACTTAA
- a CDS encoding CatB-related O-acetyltransferase, protein MRNGIRPDPDKIFPVPGFETVTYVKPTIRNPNIVVGDFTYFSDVDFEHHMTHYYDFYKDKLIIGKFCQIASGVNFVMNGANHQMNAVSTFPFYIFEGWEQEMPPSLSELPIKGDTIIGNDVWIGQYATVLPGVHIGDGAIIGMNSTVGSNVEPYTIVAGNPAKFIRKRFDDELIDLMLKFKWWDKEIKEINALIPLLTDSNLEKVKEALKHKL, encoded by the coding sequence ATGCGAAACGGAATCCGTCCTGACCCGGACAAGATATTTCCCGTACCCGGATTTGAAACAGTTACTTACGTGAAACCAACAATTAGAAACCCGAATATAGTCGTAGGCGATTTCACATATTTTTCCGATGTGGATTTTGAACATCACATGACACATTACTATGATTTTTATAAGGATAAGTTGATTATCGGTAAGTTTTGTCAGATCGCATCTGGCGTCAACTTTGTCATGAACGGAGCGAATCATCAAATGAACGCCGTTTCAACCTTTCCGTTTTATATTTTTGAGGGCTGGGAGCAGGAAATGCCTCCGTCGCTATCCGAATTGCCGATCAAAGGAGATACCATTATCGGCAACGATGTATGGATCGGGCAGTATGCAACGGTTTTACCAGGAGTCCATATCGGTGACGGGGCAATTATCGGAATGAACAGTACGGTCGGCAGTAATGTCGAACCATATACGATTGTTGCCGGAAATCCGGCGAAATTCATCCGGAAACGCTTTGATGATGAGTTGATTGATTTGATGTTGAAATTCAAATGGTGGGATAAGGAAATAAAGGAAATCAATGCTTTGATTCCGCTTTTGACAGACAGCAATTTAGAAAAAGTAAAAGAAGCTTTAAAACATAAATTATAA
- a CDS encoding CatB-related O-acetyltransferase, translating into MTIPDKKIYPRTNDRTTVYLKSVVKNSNIIIDDYTMYNDFVSDPTQFETNNVLYHYPVNNDRLIIGKFCSIACGAKFLFTSANHTQNSLSTYPFPIFFEEWGSDKKQIASAWDNKGDIVIGNDVWIGYEAVILSGVHIGDGAIIGTRAVVTKDVPPYTVVGGVPAKEIKKRFNEETADKLLRLAWWNWPFEKIQESLPYIMNGEVDRLS; encoded by the coding sequence ATGACTATTCCAGATAAAAAAATTTACCCCAGGACAAACGACCGCACAACAGTATACCTGAAAAGTGTAGTAAAAAATTCCAATATTATCATCGATGATTATACCATGTACAATGATTTTGTTTCAGACCCCACGCAATTTGAAACAAACAATGTACTGTATCACTATCCGGTCAATAACGACAGGCTGATCATCGGAAAATTCTGTTCCATCGCATGCGGAGCAAAATTCCTGTTCACCAGCGCCAATCATACACAAAATTCCCTCTCCACATATCCGTTTCCGATTTTCTTTGAAGAATGGGGGTCGGATAAAAAGCAGATTGCATCCGCGTGGGACAACAAGGGCGATATCGTCATCGGCAATGACGTTTGGATAGGTTATGAAGCGGTAATCCTCTCCGGCGTCCACATCGGCGACGGCGCAATTATCGGCACAAGAGCCGTGGTAACGAAGGATGTGCCGCCGTATACGGTCGTAGGCGGCGTTCCCGCGAAAGAAATCAAAAAGCGATTCAATGAAGAAACCGCCGATAAATTGCTGCGGCTTGCGTGGTGGAACTGGCCTTTCGAAAAGATACAAGAATCATTGCCATATATTATGAACGGTGAGGTTGACAGACTGTCGTAG
- the ppdK gene encoding pyruvate, phosphate dikinase, translating to MGKKYIYLFTEGNGKMRELLGGKGANLAEMTNLGMPVPQGFTITTEACTQYYEDGEKINDEIQADIMDYVAKLEKITGKIFGNLENPLLVSVRSGARASMPGMMDTILNLGLNDIVVESFAKKTNNPRFAYDSYRRFIQMYSDVVMEVGKKHFEKLIDEMKEKKGVKLDTQLDAADLKELANQFKAEYKLKIGTEFPQDPKDQLMGAIRAVFRSWDNPRAIYYRRMNDIPSSWGTAVNVQMMVFGNMGDTSGTGVAFTRNPATGEKKLFGEFLMNAQGEDVVAGVRTPQTIDQLADISKEAYDQFVVICDKLEKHYRDMQDMEFTIENKKLFMLQTRNGKRTAAAALKIACDLVDEGMITEKEAICMIDPKQLDALLHPQFEPKALKAATPVATALAASPGAACGQIVFTAEDATKWAKAGKKVVLVRLETSPEDIEGMHYAQGILTVRGGMTSHAAVVARGMGTCCVSGCGEIKMDEDNKCFTLAGRKYVEGDYMSLDGSTGKIYGEALPTTAASISGEFGRIMAWADKYRTLKVRTNADTPKDAKQARAFGAEGIGLCRTEHMFFEPDRIAAFREMICSDTVEQRETALAKILPMQQSDFEQLYEALEGYPVTIRFLDPPLHEFVPTEADDIAELAKAQNKSVGDINAIISSLHEFNPMMGHRGCRLAVTYPEIAAMQTRAVIRAAINIQKKHPDWNIVPEIMIPLVGEVKELAYVKSIVTATADKEIAAAGAKLKYKVGTMIEIPRAALTADDIAAEAEFFSFGTNDLTQMTFGFSRDDAGKFLGSYYDRKIYENDPFAHLDQVGVGKLIKMAVELGRKTRPDIKLGICGEHGGDPSSVEFCHKVGLNYVSCSPFRVPIARLAAAQAAIKASK from the coding sequence ATGGGTAAAAAGTATATTTACCTCTTTACCGAAGGAAACGGTAAAATGAGAGAGCTTCTTGGCGGAAAAGGAGCAAATCTAGCCGAAATGACAAACCTCGGCATGCCTGTTCCGCAGGGTTTCACAATTACGACTGAAGCTTGTACTCAATATTACGAAGACGGCGAGAAAATCAACGATGAAATTCAAGCCGACATAATGGATTATGTCGCAAAGCTTGAAAAAATAACAGGTAAAATATTCGGCAATCTTGAAAACCCGCTGCTCGTTTCAGTTCGTTCCGGCGCGAGAGCCTCCATGCCCGGAATGATGGACACAATTTTAAATCTCGGTCTCAACGACATAGTCGTGGAGAGCTTCGCGAAAAAGACGAACAATCCCAGATTCGCCTACGACTCTTACCGCAGATTCATACAGATGTATTCGGACGTCGTTATGGAAGTCGGAAAGAAACATTTTGAAAAGCTGATTGACGAAATGAAGGAAAAGAAGGGTGTCAAGCTCGATACTCAGCTTGATGCCGCCGATCTCAAGGAGCTCGCCAACCAGTTCAAGGCAGAATATAAGTTAAAAATCGGAACCGAATTCCCGCAAGATCCCAAGGATCAGCTCATGGGCGCAATCCGCGCCGTTTTCCGTTCCTGGGATAACCCGCGCGCAATCTACTACAGAAGAATGAACGACATCCCCTCCAGCTGGGGCACCGCCGTCAACGTGCAGATGATGGTATTCGGCAATATGGGCGATACCTCCGGAACCGGCGTCGCGTTCACACGCAACCCCGCTACCGGCGAAAAGAAGCTCTTCGGCGAATTCCTTATGAACGCTCAGGGCGAAGACGTCGTCGCCGGCGTGCGCACCCCGCAGACTATCGATCAGCTCGCCGATATATCCAAGGAAGCCTATGACCAGTTTGTTGTCATATGCGATAAGCTCGAAAAACACTATCGCGATATGCAGGACATGGAATTCACAATTGAAAACAAAAAACTCTTTATGCTGCAGACGAGAAACGGCAAACGTACCGCCGCCGCCGCCCTTAAGATCGCATGCGATCTTGTCGATGAAGGCATGATAACAGAAAAAGAAGCCATCTGCATGATCGACCCGAAGCAGCTCGATGCTCTTCTCCATCCGCAGTTTGAACCTAAGGCGCTCAAAGCGGCCACGCCGGTCGCCACCGCGCTCGCCGCCTCTCCCGGAGCCGCCTGCGGACAGATCGTATTTACGGCAGAAGACGCCACAAAATGGGCAAAGGCAGGCAAAAAGGTCGTTCTCGTCCGTCTCGAGACCTCACCCGAGGATATCGAGGGAATGCATTACGCACAGGGCATACTGACCGTCCGCGGCGGTATGACCAGCCACGCCGCCGTTGTCGCAAGAGGAATGGGCACCTGCTGCGTTTCCGGCTGCGGTGAAATTAAAATGGATGAAGATAACAAATGCTTCACGCTTGCGGGAAGAAAATATGTCGAAGGCGATTATATGTCGCTCGACGGCTCCACGGGTAAAATTTACGGCGAAGCCCTTCCTACCACCGCCGCCTCTATTTCCGGCGAATTCGGCAGGATCATGGCATGGGCCGACAAATACAGAACCCTTAAGGTAAGAACCAACGCAGACACCCCTAAGGACGCCAAGCAGGCGCGCGCGTTCGGAGCGGAAGGAATCGGTTTATGCCGTACGGAACACATGTTCTTCGAGCCGGACAGAATCGCCGCATTCCGCGAAATGATCTGCTCTGACACAGTCGAACAGAGAGAAACCGCGCTGGCAAAAATCCTTCCGATGCAGCAGAGCGATTTTGAACAGCTCTATGAAGCCCTCGAAGGATATCCCGTCACGATCCGTTTCCTCGATCCGCCGCTTCACGAATTTGTCCCGACTGAAGCCGATGACATCGCCGAGCTCGCCAAGGCTCAGAACAAGAGCGTCGGAGATATCAACGCCATCATCTCCTCTCTCCATGAGTTTAACCCGATGATGGGCCACCGCGGATGCCGTCTCGCCGTCACATATCCGGAAATCGCCGCTATGCAGACCAGAGCCGTCATACGCGCAGCAATAAACATTCAAAAGAAGCATCCCGACTGGAATATAGTCCCCGAAATCATGATTCCTCTCGTAGGCGAGGTAAAAGAGCTCGCTTATGTAAAGAGCATTGTCACCGCGACAGCCGATAAGGAAATCGCCGCCGCCGGAGCGAAGCTTAAATACAAGGTCGGAACCATGATCGAAATTCCCCGCGCCGCTCTGACTGCCGATGATATCGCCGCCGAAGCAGAATTCTTCTCCTTCGGAACAAACGATCTCACTCAGATGACCTTCGGCTTCTCCCGCGACGACGCCGGGAAATTCCTCGGTTCATATTATGACAGAAAGATTTACGAAAACGACCCGTTCGCTCATCTCGACCAGGTTGGCGTGGGCAAGCTCATAAAGATGGCCGTGGAGCTCGGACGCAAGACGCGTCCCGATATAAAGCTCGGAATCTGCGGCGAACACGGCGGCGACCCGTCCTCCGTCGAATTCTGCCATAAGGTCGGTCTGAACTATGTCTCCTGCTCGCCGTTTAGAGTGCCGATCGCAAGACTTGCCGCCGCACAGGCTGCTATCAAAGCAAGTAAATAA
- a CDS encoding DUF4956 domain-containing protein — protein sequence MLDLFFSSVLDNAEAVTSNINSKTFLLCTLCSVLLGAAIAFLFTIKNTYTKSFLITLALLPAIVQSVIMLVNGNLGTGVAVMGAFSLVKFRSAPGSAKEICLIFLAMAVGLATGTGYLGYAVAFTLILGVLYVIYTVSPLGEQKPGEKALRITIPEGLDYSGIFDDLFEKYTSSHVLESVKTSNMGSLFKLHYTVKLHSESEEKQFLDAIRCRNGNLEISCARPKTGNDEL from the coding sequence GTGCTTGATTTATTTTTTTCATCCGTGCTTGATAACGCGGAGGCGGTCACCTCCAACATAAACTCCAAGACATTTTTATTATGTACGCTTTGCTCTGTTTTGCTTGGAGCCGCGATCGCGTTTTTATTCACGATCAAAAACACATATACCAAAAGCTTTCTCATAACGCTTGCGCTTTTACCCGCAATAGTCCAGTCCGTGATAATGCTCGTCAACGGCAATCTCGGTACGGGAGTAGCCGTAATGGGAGCGTTCAGCCTTGTCAAGTTTCGTTCGGCGCCGGGAAGCGCGAAGGAGATTTGTCTGATCTTTCTTGCGATGGCTGTCGGGCTTGCGACCGGAACGGGATATCTCGGATACGCCGTTGCTTTCACTTTGATCCTCGGCGTTTTGTATGTTATATATACTGTTTCTCCTCTCGGTGAACAGAAGCCCGGTGAAAAAGCTCTCAGGATAACCATTCCGGAGGGGCTGGATTACAGCGGAATATTCGACGATCTTTTCGAAAAATATACCTCCTCGCATGTTCTGGAATCAGTGAAAACCTCCAATATGGGCAGCTTGTTTAAACTGCATTATACGGTGAAGCTTCACAGCGAAAGCGAAGAGAAGCAGTTTTTAGATGCGATAAGATGCCGCAACGGCAATCTTGAAATTTCGTGCGCAAGACCAAAAACGGGAAACGATGAGCTTTGA
- a CDS encoding polyphosphate polymerase domain-containing protein translates to MDCFTSIFERIEEKYLMSESQYDSFFAVMRQYTVPDSYGRSVISNIYYDTPNDSLIRASLEKPVYKEKLRLRCYETPSSDPVQAARTTAFVEIKKKFDDMVYKRRVAMTYPQAIAFLNKGIRPDTDNTVDFQILNEIEWLIKSNPGIRPKMFISYERNAYFSSDDKRVRITFDKNIQWRTVSLALSAGIFGAQLLGEGEVLAEIKLPEAMPLWMARALDINKIYPVSLSKYGRAYQLFQIQAAKAEGVTFCA, encoded by the coding sequence ATGGATTGTTTCACAAGTATTTTCGAAAGGATAGAGGAGAAATATCTGATGTCCGAATCGCAGTATGACAGCTTTTTTGCCGTTATGCGTCAGTATACCGTTCCGGACAGCTACGGCCGGTCTGTGATTTCCAATATTTATTACGACACCCCGAATGACTCTCTGATAAGAGCGTCTTTGGAAAAACCGGTATATAAAGAAAAGCTCAGGCTCAGATGCTATGAAACGCCGTCCTCCGATCCTGTACAGGCCGCGCGGACGACCGCCTTTGTCGAGATAAAGAAGAAATTTGACGACATGGTTTATAAAAGACGAGTCGCGATGACTTATCCGCAAGCGATAGCATTTTTAAACAAAGGAATTCGTCCGGACACGGATAATACCGTAGATTTTCAGATTTTAAACGAAATAGAATGGCTTATCAAATCTAATCCGGGAATACGCCCGAAAATGTTTATTTCATATGAAAGAAATGCGTATTTTTCTTCGGACGACAAGCGCGTGAGAATCACGTTTGACAAAAATATTCAATGGCGGACCGTTTCGCTCGCGCTTTCCGCAGGCATCTTCGGCGCACAGCTGCTCGGAGAAGGAGAAGTGCTCGCGGAGATAAAGCTTCCGGAGGCAATGCCGCTATGGATGGCTCGCGCTCTTGATATAAATAAAATATACCCCGTTTCCCTCTCAAAATACGGAAGAGCATACCAGCTCTTTCAAATACAGGCCGCAAAAGCCGAAGGAGTGACATTCTGTGCTTGA
- a CDS encoding GNAT family N-acetyltransferase, which produces MNIRLMTINDYDAVYSVWTGTAGMGMRSLDDSRDGIMRFLRRNPTTCFVAETGGVIAGVILCGHDGRRGYIYHTAVKPECRKQGIGRQLVDNVLAALKSEGINKVALVAFKTNEAGNAFWQSIGFTARDDLIYRNLSLNEHVYELF; this is translated from the coding sequence ATGAACATCCGTCTGATGACTATAAATGATTACGACGCGGTATACTCTGTTTGGACGGGAACGGCCGGAATGGGGATGCGTTCTCTCGACGATTCACGCGATGGTATAATGCGGTTTTTACGGCGCAATCCGACCACTTGCTTCGTTGCCGAAACCGGAGGCGTAATCGCAGGGGTAATACTCTGCGGGCACGACGGCAGACGCGGGTATATATATCATACGGCCGTCAAACCGGAGTGCCGCAAGCAAGGGATCGGGCGGCAGCTTGTCGACAATGTCCTTGCCGCTTTGAAATCTGAAGGTATCAACAAGGTGGCTTTGGTCGCCTTTAAAACCAATGAGGCTGGCAATGCGTTCTGGCAATCAATCGGGTTTACAGCGCGTGATGATTTAATATACCGCAACTTAAGCCTGAATGAACACGTCTACGAGCTTTTTTAA
- the pyrE gene encoding orotate phosphoribosyltransferase: protein MLKSKLAKKIYETAYITGEFKLRSGQISNEYFDKYKFEANPSLLAEITIIMKNNLPAGTEVLAGLEMGGIPIATSLSLETGIPAAFVRKKAKEYGTCKLAEGTDVSGKRVCIIEDVVTTGGAIIDGVRELRKLGAVIDTVMCVIRRNANAADILAEYGLKLIPAFTMEEIKKAMNEEL from the coding sequence TTGTTGAAATCGAAACTCGCAAAAAAAATATATGAGACAGCTTATATAACAGGAGAATTTAAACTTCGTTCAGGGCAGATTTCGAATGAGTATTTTGATAAATATAAATTTGAAGCGAATCCTTCTCTGCTTGCCGAAATCACAATAATTATGAAAAACAATCTTCCGGCAGGAACTGAAGTGCTTGCAGGGCTTGAAATGGGCGGCATTCCCATCGCAACGTCGCTGTCGCTTGAAACAGGCATTCCCGCCGCGTTTGTACGCAAAAAAGCGAAGGAATATGGAACATGCAAGCTTGCGGAAGGCACTGATGTTTCGGGAAAGCGCGTATGTATCATTGAGGATGTGGTAACTACCGGAGGCGCCATAATAGACGGTGTGCGTGAACTTCGCAAGCTCGGAGCTGTAATTGATACGGTTATGTGTGTGATTCGGCGTAACGCGAACGCGGCAGACATTCTGGCTGAATACGGATTAAAGCTGATACCGGCGTTCACGATGGAAGAAATAAAGAAAGCAATGAACGAAGAATTATGA
- the pheT gene encoding phenylalanine--tRNA ligase subunit beta yields MKLSMNWLSDYTDYSKAGNIKAYCDAMTMSGSKVEGYEIKGDEIENVAVCRILSVEKHPDADRLSICSVDAGLDRPLQIVTAATNMKKDDLTVVAKDKSTLADGTKIKAGKLRGVLSEGMFCSYEELGLTLHDVPYADEHGILILREDCRPGDDIRDVLKMRDTVVEFEITPNRPDCLSVIGLARETAATFSVPLHLPDISVKGGAGAISELVSVEVKDSALCPRYTARAVKNVKIAPSPLWLRARLRMMGVRPINNIVDITNYVMLEYGQPMHAFDLRTLEDNRIIVRRAEEGESITTLDGAEHKLDKSMLMICDGKKPVGVAGIMGGQNSEISGDTKTVVFESALFDGTSIRLTARKLGIRTESSSRFEKGLDEKTPLDALERACSLVELLGAGDVTDDYIDVYPSEGHDVRRIKFEPERINRFIGIDVSAADMRRILEKLEFKFDGGMIIPPSYRSDVLEFADIAEEIARMYGYDKIEATAFKGSACVGGYSEKQKFVRRLHSLCVSMGLFEVQTYSFISPKQYDLLTLPENDPRRNSVKIINPLGEDTSVMRTTAVGSMLEVMAHNQSYRNASASLYEAARIYIPGASADIQPEEKLQLVIGFYGSGDFYKLKGYCASLALKTVETGEHTAENSFSFVRANDAFFHPGRCAAVVKNGKTLMTLGEVHPDVRDNFGIDKPCYIAFIDAEALYSEKYDKIEYKPLPKFPSVERDLAFVVDVSIEIGQIERVIIDAAGAKLENVKLFDVYSGKQLGEGKKSVAFSLSLRDSAKTMTDEDADKITARVIRAAEEKLSAEIRK; encoded by the coding sequence ATGAAATTATCAATGAACTGGCTTTCGGATTATACGGATTATTCAAAGGCCGGAAATATAAAGGCATATTGCGATGCCATGACGATGAGCGGAAGCAAGGTAGAAGGCTATGAAATAAAGGGCGACGAGATTGAAAACGTGGCGGTGTGCAGGATTCTGTCTGTTGAAAAGCATCCGGATGCCGACAGGCTTTCGATCTGCTCGGTCGACGCCGGGCTTGACCGTCCGCTTCAGATAGTTACGGCCGCGACCAACATGAAAAAGGACGATCTCACTGTCGTCGCAAAGGATAAATCCACGCTTGCGGACGGAACAAAGATCAAGGCAGGAAAGCTTCGCGGCGTCCTTTCGGAAGGTATGTTCTGCTCATATGAAGAGCTGGGGCTGACGCTGCACGACGTTCCTTACGCCGACGAGCATGGAATTTTAATCCTCAGGGAGGATTGCCGTCCGGGAGACGATATCCGCGACGTGCTTAAAATGCGCGACACAGTCGTCGAATTTGAGATCACTCCGAACCGTCCGGACTGCCTTTCCGTTATCGGGCTTGCCAGAGAGACCGCCGCGACCTTTTCCGTTCCGCTTCACCTTCCGGATATCAGCGTAAAAGGCGGCGCGGGTGCCATATCAGAGCTTGTTTCCGTCGAAGTCAAGGACAGCGCGCTCTGTCCCAGATATACGGCAAGAGCGGTTAAAAACGTAAAAATCGCACCATCACCGCTGTGGCTGCGCGCGCGTCTGCGCATGATGGGCGTCCGTCCTATAAACAATATAGTGGATATCACGAATTACGTTATGCTTGAATACGGACAGCCGATGCACGCGTTTGATCTCCGCACACTTGAAGACAACAGGATTATCGTGCGCCGCGCAGAGGAAGGCGAGTCAATAACGACTCTTGACGGAGCTGAGCACAAGCTCGATAAGTCGATGCTGATGATATGCGACGGCAAAAAGCCGGTTGGAGTTGCCGGGATAATGGGCGGTCAGAACAGCGAGATATCCGGCGACACAAAAACCGTCGTTTTCGAAAGCGCCCTGTTCGACGGCACATCCATAAGGCTCACCGCGCGCAAGCTCGGCATCCGCACCGAAAGCTCCTCTCGCTTTGAAAAGGGACTTGACGAAAAGACGCCGCTTGACGCGCTTGAACGCGCTTGCTCGCTTGTTGAGCTTTTAGGCGCCGGAGATGTGACCGACGATTATATTGACGTTTATCCGTCCGAAGGACATGATGTGCGCAGGATAAAATTCGAGCCGGAACGTATAAACCGCTTTATCGGCATCGACGTTTCCGCCGCGGATATGCGCCGGATTCTCGAAAAGCTTGAATTTAAATTCGACGGCGGCATGATCATCCCGCCTTCATACCGCTCAGACGTGCTCGAATTTGCCGACATCGCGGAAGAGATCGCGCGCATGTACGGCTATGACAAAATAGAGGCCACCGCCTTCAAAGGCTCCGCGTGCGTCGGAGGATATTCCGAAAAACAGAAATTTGTCCGCAGGCTTCATTCACTCTGTGTTTCGATGGGGCTTTTCGAAGTCCAGACCTATTCGTTCATCAGTCCGAAGCAATATGATCTTCTCACTCTTCCGGAGAATGATCCGCGAAGAAACAGCGTTAAAATTATAAATCCGCTCGGAGAGGACACGAGCGTCATGCGCACAACCGCCGTGGGCTCCATGCTCGAGGTTATGGCACATAACCAAAGCTACCGCAACGCGTCCGCCTCGCTCTATGAAGCCGCGAGAATTTATATACCCGGAGCTTCCGCAGATATTCAGCCCGAAGAAAAGCTGCAGCTTGTCATCGGCTTCTACGGTTCCGGCGATTTTTACAAGCTGAAGGGCTATTGCGCTTCACTCGCTTTAAAAACGGTCGAGACCGGAGAGCATACAGCTGAAAATTCATTCTCGTTTGTCAGAGCAAATGACGCGTTCTTCCATCCCGGGCGCTGCGCCGCCGTTGTCAAAAACGGCAAGACGCTTATGACGCTGGGTGAAGTTCATCCCGATGTGCGCGATAATTTCGGCATAGACAAGCCGTGCTATATCGCCTTTATCGATGCCGAAGCGCTTTATTCCGAAAAATACGATAAAATCGAATACAAGCCGCTGCCTAAATTCCCGTCTGTCGAACGCGATCTTGCTTTTGTCGTCGATGTTTCTATTGAAATCGGACAGATCGAGCGCGTGATAATCGACGCGGCCGGAGCAAAGCTTGAAAATGTGAAACTGTTCGATGTTTATTCCGGAAAACAGCTCGGCGAGGGCAAGAAGAGCGTCGCATTCTCGCTTTCGCTCCGCGACTCCGCAAAAACGATGACCGACGAGGATGCCGACAAAATTACCGCCCGCGTGATCCGCGCGGCAGAAGAAAAGCTGTCGGCTGAAATAAGAAAATAA